TTCAAGACTTGTTCGCGGAGGATGATAAGGTCGTATTCCGCTGGGTACTGACCGGGACACATCGAGGCACCTTGTTCGGAATCGCACCAACCAACAGAGCCATCTCCTTGAGTGGGATGACAATCCAACGTGTAGAAAACGGCAAGATCGTCGAAGCCTGGGCAGAGTTTAACGCGGGTGGGTTGCGGCAGCATCTCCTTGGGACTGTAGGGTCCTCATAACAGACCAAGACGGAGTGAGGCACAGAGCTACTCCCGTACCTTCACTAGACGTTGGTCATAAAAAAATTCGCCGGGCTCACCGATCTTCAGACGGGCAAAATCAGGGTGCTGTGGATTAATGAGGAAGTTCATTTCAATCGGAATCAACACACTCGGAACCGCTAAGACAGCTGACTGCCTTTGTTGAATCCAGTCAGCCCCAATACTCTTCGTCGACTCTGCTGCGGGAAAACCCGACCAGTCGGGTGGCAGGTGCTCAGTATCCAGCCACTGGCAGAACCGTTCGTCAAATTCCGCAGAGATTGCCCGATACGATTGCAAGACTTGATACGATTCCAGGTGAACAAGCAGTTCGAGAGCCGCCAGGGATAATGAGCTTGCGGCATGCACCAGTGCCGTTCCTTTTCGATTCCACCGACCACCGAATTGCCGTGCGCCTTCCCCAGAGAATGCATGTGCGGCATACTTTGCCTGCACCAACCGCCACGCCGTCACCTTCAAGAAAACACTCCGTGTTCGAGACGGCCCAACAAGTCCTCAACTTCCCTGGCCCCAGGTTCGGTATCAGCATACTCAAGCGGACTCTTTCCTGCGAGCGCAAGCTTGGGAGATTTAAACCACTGGCGGGCATATTCAACACTTCCCAGTACCTCTTCGGCTCTGTCAAATAACACAGTGATACGCATCACTCTTTCCGATTCGTCGGTTCGCAACCGACCTTCTTGTTTTCTCCGCGTGAGCGTACGTGGCGCAATGTTTATAGTCGTGGTTAAAGTATCCGCAGATACCGCCATTCTCTCTTGCAGTTTTTCAAAAGAGGAAATTGGGAGCCCCTTTTTGAGGAGACGGATTTGCGCCTGTCGATCTTTTGTTGCCGTGGAGGCTGGTACGTCATAGCGTACAAGTCGCGCAGAGGTTCGCACCTTCATGACTTTGCGTCCTTCAATAACAGAGCCATACTGCGAAAGAATGTACGCCAGATGGCGAACTCGTACAACTACGCCGATCACCTCTCGCACTTTACGTCTGCTTACACGAAATGTGGGATCAGGTGTGTACGAATATCGCGCATTAGTTTTTCCGGTGCGACTCCTGGCAGTTCAAAAGCAACCGGCATCGTCACGCCAGCCTCGACAAATTCAGCGAGCCGCACCCGGCATTCCTG
This portion of the Deltaproteobacteria bacterium genome encodes:
- a CDS encoding ester cyclase: MRSSDNSKSLVRRWVTEVWNKGNLAVANDVFAPTYFHRTPAATFPNLEAFLQMISDFRVAVPDTQVAVQDLFAEDDKVVFRWVLTGTHRGTLFGIAPTNRAISLSGMTIQRVENGKIVEAWAEFNAGGLRQHLLGTVGSS
- a CDS encoding RES domain-containing protein codes for the protein MTAWRLVQAKYAAHAFSGEGARQFGGRWNRKGTALVHAASSLSLAALELLVHLESYQVLQSYRAISAEFDERFCQWLDTEHLPPDWSGFPAAESTKSIGADWIQQRQSAVLAVPSVLIPIEMNFLINPQHPDFARLKIGEPGEFFYDQRLVKVRE
- a CDS encoding DUF2384 domain-containing protein is translated as MREVIGVVVRVRHLAYILSQYGSVIEGRKVMKVRTSARLVRYDVPASTATKDRQAQIRLLKKGLPISSFEKLQERMAVSADTLTTTINIAPRTLTRRKQEGRLRTDESERVMRITVLFDRAEEVLGSVEYARQWFKSPKLALAGKSPLEYADTEPGAREVEDLLGRLEHGVFS